Below is a window of Flavobacterium cyclinae DNA.
TCGCTATTTTCATTTTGCTTTATCGTTTAACCATTCAAAAAAACAAACGTAAAATTTTAGAAACTCAATATGCCACAGAGACTAAAATTGCCAAACGCTTGCATGACGAATTGGCTAATGATGTACACAATACTATAGCTTTTGCCGAAACCCAAAACTTAGAAAACGAACAAAACAAAGAAACTTTATTGGAAAATTTAGATACTATTTACCAACGTGCGCGCAACATTTCCAATGAAAACAAACAAATCAATACTGGAGAAGCTTATGTAGAGCAATTGAAGCACATGATTCATTCCTATAGTTCAGAAAAAATAAATGTGATATTAAATACTGCAGCATTACATGATATTCAATTAAAAGAAGAAGTCAAAATTGCTTTATATCGCGTATTGCAGGAACTCATGGTTAACATGAAAAAACACAGCGAATCTACTTTAGTTGCAATAGCATTTAAAAACCTTCCCACAACAATAGAAATTACCTATTCGGATAATGGAAAAGGCGTAGAAAATCAATTACAAGTAAAAAATGGTTTACAAAATGTGGAAAACCGCATTTTTTCTATCAACGGAAACCTTACTTTTGAAACAGAACCTAATAAAGGGTTTAAAGTAAAATTTTCAATTCCGAAATAAATATGTTTACAAAAGTATTAATAGCCGAAGATTTTGACAGCATTAACATAGCGTTAATTCAAACCCTAGAAAGTATGGGCGTTACGAAAATTGAACACGCTAAATATTGTGATGATGCCTTATTGAAAGCAAAAAAAGCACTACAAGACAAAGCTCCATTTGATTTATTGATAAGCGATTTATCATTTGAAACAGATTACAGAACTGTAGCTTTGAAAAATGGAGAAGCCTTAATTGCTGCAGTGAGACAAATTCAACCCTCGCTACCTGTTTTAGTTTATACTGTAGAAGATAAATCTTTTGTAATCAAATCATTAGTAGAAGACTTAAAGGTAAATGCTTTTGTTCATAAAGGTCGTAACAGCATCAGCCAACTTAAAACTGCCATGGAAACTATACTTTTTGGAGGCACTTTTATATCACAAAACTTGGCTCATGCTTTAAAAGAAAACACATTTAATGAAATTGAAGATTATGATATTCAGATTTTAAAGCATTTATCAGATGGTGTTACCATAGAAGAAATGGAACATTTATTTAAGAATAAAGACATTAAACCCAATAGTAAAAGTTATATTGAGAAACGTATCAGTAAACTTAAAGACATCTTTAAAGCCAAAACAACCATACATTTAGTTTCACTATCAAAGGACTTGGGCATTATTTAAAAAAACTACAAATACTTCGCAATTTCTTCCGCCTGTATACTATGATGGGAAACACGATATACCACTACCCCATCTTTCAACACAATGATCTGTGGCGATTGGTGAATCACATTTAATTCATCGGCAATAAAATTAGAGACACTTCTATAGGATAGCAAATCCAAATAATTAAAATCGGCTTTAGCAATTAACACATCATTTCCACTAACCAAGCGTTCCTTCGCATAAGCACTAATACCACAAGTCACACTGTCTTTAAAGATGATTTGCGGTTTTTCATTTGATTTTTCAACAATTTCTCTTACCTGTTGTTCAGTAGTAATGGGATTCCAGTTTTTCATATTTTATATTTTTTTTTTTAACACATAGACACATAAGTCTATATTTTATGTTGATTTTAGGCGTTTCACTTTTCATAG
It encodes the following:
- the ytxJ gene encoding bacillithiol system redox-active protein YtxJ, with the protein product MKNWNPITTEQQVREIVEKSNEKPQIIFKDSVTCGISAYAKERLVSGNDVLIAKADFNYLDLLSYRSVSNFIADELNVIHQSPQIIVLKDGVVVYRVSHHSIQAEEIAKYL
- a CDS encoding response regulator, with the translated sequence MFTKVLIAEDFDSINIALIQTLESMGVTKIEHAKYCDDALLKAKKALQDKAPFDLLISDLSFETDYRTVALKNGEALIAAVRQIQPSLPVLVYTVEDKSFVIKSLVEDLKVNAFVHKGRNSISQLKTAMETILFGGTFISQNLAHALKENTFNEIEDYDIQILKHLSDGVTIEEMEHLFKNKDIKPNSKSYIEKRISKLKDIFKAKTTIHLVSLSKDLGII